In Thermococcus gorgonarius, the genomic window CCTCACCCAGTTCAGAAAGAGCTCGGCGTTTTCCACGTCCATCTTGTCCTCCATTATCTCGCGGTAGACTTCCTTTAGGAGCGGAAAGTCCGGATAGTTCTCCTTCAGGACTTTGAGAAGGGAAACCGCTATTACCTGCTGTCTTCCCAATCTTTTGCTCCTTCCAACATAGCGTCTCAGTATCAGGAACCCGCGGTTGGCAACGTGGCGAAAACGCCTCTTCAAAAGCTCCGTGTTGTCCAGAGCCCTCTTGAGAACCTCACGGAGGTCTTCAATCCGGAAGAGCTCTCTTATCTCGGCCTCCGAAAGCCTGGCCTCCTTTGGAACCCTAAGGAGGAAGCCGTTGTCGTTTATGGCTATCCCAACGTTTACCCCTTTCCATCTGCCCACTGCGTAGGCAAAAGCCCTGCTTAAGGCGTCGTTGGCCTTCCTGCCAATGAGCGTGTGGAAGAAGTACTCGTAGGTGTTCTCCTTCTCAACCTCTTCAACCAGAACGGTTTCGTCATCCGGAACAATCGAATACTTCGCCTGCTCGCGGAAATAAGCAACTATTGCCCTCGCCGCTTTCTCATCTATGCCGTATTTTCGCATAAGTCTTTTTATCACGTCTTTTCTGTTAAGGATTCCCTTGAGCTCCCTCCTAAAACGCTGTATGTCGAGAGCTAAATCAAAGCTTAAAGGCAGCATCTCTGAGAACCAGGCGGGAATGGTTGGCTTGGCACCCTCTCTGGGAACCACGTATATCTTGTTTCCTCTACTCTTGACGAACTCGTAGGTTCTCCCAGCTAAAACGAAGATATCCCCCGGCATCAGCCTCTCGGCAAACTCCTCCTCAACGGTTCCAATCATCTGCTTGTCCATCGTGTAAACCCTGATCTTTGCTTCGTCTGGAATGGTTCCCACGTTCATGTAATAAATAGCCTTCGTCATCTTACCTCTTCTTCCAAACTTACCGCCCTCAAGCCAGATTTTGGCATAAACCTTCCTGTCCTCAAGACCCTCATAACCTCCAGAGAGATACTTGAGGATCGACATGAAGTCCTCGAAAGGCAGCTCGTGATACGGGTAGGCACGCCCCACCAGGCGATAGGCCTCATCAACGTCCCACACCTTGTAAAGCGCCATTCCAACGATGTGCTGAGCCAGGACATCGAGGGGGTTTTTGGGTATCTTAACCCTATCGAGCCTTCTGTTGCGGGCGTTGTGGGCTAAAACAGTAACTTCAACCAGATCGTCTCTATCCAGAGCCAAAATTACCCCCTTACTTACCTCGTGAAGCCTATGGCCGGCCCTTCCAATCCTCTGCAAAGCGCGATTGACGCTCTTTGGAGAACCAATGAGAACCACCAAATCTATTGTGCCGATGTCAATCCCTAACTCCAGGCTTGTTGAGCTGATTACCGCCCGGAGCTCCCCACGCTTCAGCTTCTCCTCAACATCCAGCCTAACTTCCCTAGATAGCGAGGAGTGGTGTGCCTCTATAAGCCCCTCAAACTCGGGAAAACGCTTTTTTAGGTTAAACGCGACCCTCTCGGCACCGCTTCTGGTGTTGGTGAAGATCAAAGTTGTCCTATGCTTTTTGATAAGCTCGGCCAGGCGGTTGTAGAGTGCATCGCTGAGTACATCCGAGGGGGTGTATATTAAGTCGTCCACAACGCTCTCAACACTTATCTCGGTCTGCTTGGCAAAGCTCACGTCAACTATAAGGCCTGACCTTGGCTCCCCGTTATCGTTGAAACCGAAAACGAACTTTGCTATCTCCTCAAGGGGGTGTATAGTAGCGCTCAGACCAATTCTAACGAACTCCCTGTCAGCCATCTCCTGGAGCCTCTCTATCGTGAGGGCAAGATGGGAACCGCGCTTGTTCTCGGCCAGGGCGTGGACTTCGTCAATGATAACGTACTTAACCGTCTTAAGCCTCTCACTGAATTTTGGAGCGTTTAAAGCTATCGCCAGACTTTCAGGAGTGGTTATAAGGATGTGCGGCGGCTTTTTAACCATCTTGCTCTTTTCATAGCTTGAAGTGTCGCTCGTCCTTATGCCGACGCGGATTTCAGGCAACTCGTAGCCGAGTTCCCTCGCGACCTCCGTTATCTCTGCCAGTGGGCCCTCAAGGTTCCTTTTGATGTCGTTGTTCAACGCTCTAAGCGGTGAGACGTAGAGGACGTAAATTTTGTCCTCAAGCTTTCCCTCATTCCCGAGGAGAATAAGCTCGTTTATTGCCGCCAGAAAAGCGGATAAAGTTTTTCCAGAACCGGTGGGTGAGGAAATCAAGACGTTCTCTCCCTTGTGTATCTCAAGGACGGCGTAGCGCTGGGGCGGTGTAAAGCTCCCGAACTTCCGCTTAAACCACACCTTTACGGGTTCGGTGAGAATGGACAATATCTCTTCGTCGCTGTACTCCCTTTCAGCCCAGCGTATCATGGTTCCCACTCCTTAGGTTCGATTAAAAACTTTTTGGTATCCAAAATCAAACCCGGCTGATTTTCCTCATAGCCTCTAGGAGTTTTCCCAGTTCCCCAAAGTCAAGGACCTCTCCACCAGCGGGAACCAGAATTCTAAGATTAAGGACATCGGTCTTTTTCAAAAACGGGGAAACAATCTCCCTCGTTACATCGTTCCCGTAGGCCCACGGGCTGAAAGCCGGAAGAACGACCAAATCCCGTCCCTTTAAAAAAGCGGGCACCTTTACGGCAGCACCCACCTCGTCCCTCAGCCTTATTGAAGGGTGTTCATGGCCGATGATGAAGCGCTCGCCCTCAACCAGTTTGTGTCCGTGTACAACTTTCCACCCTTTAAGATCCAGCTCGTCTACGATTTCAACGCCAAGCTCTCTGAGCCACAAAACCCCCACATCATGGTTTCCCCTGACGAGGATTACCTCATCGACCAATCCATCAATCCCCTCGAAAAATGCCCTAAGCTCGGCCTTTTCCCTCCTAATGGGAACGAACGAGTGCTTGAGGTCGCCATCTATTATGAGCCTTTTGGGTCTTTCCCTCTCAAGGACGGCCTTGAGAGAGGAAATAAGATTTCCCAAAAGCTTCGGCACGTAATGGCCCTCACTTACCAGGGCCTCCTCAAAACCCACGTGAAGATCAGCTACCAGCAGATTCTTTCCCACCATCAGGGCCTTTTCGGGGAGAAATTTAAAGACAGACAAGGGTGGCACCCTCACTCAAGGACTAGCTCCACCCAGTTTTCCCTGCCGAGTTTGTAAACCCTGACCAGGCCCTTTTCTTCGAGCCTCTTGAACATCCTCCAGGCGGTGGTCTTGGGAATCCCCAGAGCAGCCCTGACCTTGGACTGGGGCGCTTTACCCCCGTTTTCCACAAGGTAAATAAGGGCACCCTTTTCGTCATCGTTGAGGTCTTCCATGGATTCTATCTTCTCCCTGAACTTTCTCAGTGCCTCAGGGGCAGCCGTTTCCATTGAAGTTCCTGATTTCTTATCCCTGCTCAGGTAGGCGTATAGGCCCCCAAGGATCACCAGGCCGATTATCACAGCGGCCACAAGCTTTCCACCAATTCCAGAACCAGTACCTCCCGGGGAGGGGGTAGTAGAGCTTCCACCACCTCCACTTCCTGGAATAATAGAAGATGTCGTTGAGGACGATGTTACTGACCCCGTGCTGGTTTTTGCCTGGAGCACGTAAGAGACGCTGATGTTTCCGGGGGGCATCACCAGAAGGTTGTCCTGTATCTTCAGGGGAACTTCGCTGAGGTCAGTTATTATGGCATCCTCAGGGAGGATTATATAAACCTGAACAGGGCTCTCAAGGGACAGAGTCCAGACGGCACCTTCCTTAGTCGTTATATCCGGGGTGAAATACGAGATTTGAACAACCGAGACGTTTCCAAAGTAAATTGTCGCGTTTGAACCGGAGATCTCGTAGGGAAGGAGTTCGCCGTTTTCATCAACCGCTATGAAGCCCTCAACGTGCTGACCGAGCAGAGGGACGTCGAGAACTACGGTGTAGTTTGCGGTCAAGACTGTCTCGTTGACCAGTACGTAACCATCCTCGTAGACGGTCAGAGAAAGGGATGAAACAGTCTGACCCTTAACCGGAACCGGTGCCATTAGCAAGCCCGCGATGATCATGACCAAGACTGACAAAGACAGCCTCATGTGACCGTCCATTTTATCACCTCTAGTATTCATAAAAACTTGTCCCTTAAAAAGGTTTATTCAGGGAATTTAGCTTAAATAAAAAGGCAAAAACAAACAAAAGAGATCACGGACGCTTTCCGTGCTTTTCGTGTCCATCCCACATTCCAGACCACTGGCTGCTCCAGTTAATCACAAAACTCTGGTTCTGTTCTCCGGGGTTCCCCGGCCTCCAGACGGGCCAGCGCATTTCGTCCTTCTTGTGAATCCACCTGAGGTGGGCGGCTACGAGCTTGAGTCTCGGCGTGGCCTCCTTTATTATCTTGACGGCCTCCAGGTACTTGCCCTCTCTGACGAGCTGGGTTACGTTCTCCCTGAGCTGAACCAGCTGCTGCCTGAGCTCCTCAACAAGGGTCGCGTTTATTCCCTGGACGTTTCTAAGCCTCTCAAGGGCCCTAATCTCCATCTCTACCCTGAAGGTAAAGGCACTGGCTATGGAATTGCCTTTGACCTTAAGGAACTCCTTTCCAAGCTCTCTCAGGGCCTCATCCAGTTGCTTCTTCAGCTCCCTGGCCTTCTCAAGGTCCTCCGTGAGTGCGGTGCTGTTGCCGCTCATGGCGTCTTCCACCACTTTCCTGTAGGCTTCTCTGGTCTCGTTGTAGAGCTCCTCAACTTCCGTAACGTTTATTCCCCTCATCTTGGCAGCATTGATGATCAGCTCTGCGTGCCTGAAGTAGCCGTTCATCCTGAGGGCCTCGACCTTGGCGATGGTCTCGTTGCTGGGTCCCTTTCTCTCCGTCTCGTTGGTTTCTACAGAGGTTTCTTCTTTTATGACGATCTTGTAAGACCTCATTGCTTTAATAGCCGTCTCAAGGGCCCCTTTGTAGTCCCCGCTGTTGTAGAGGCTCCAGGCTTCCTTTCTGAGTTCCTCTGCCCTGTTAAACTGTTCCATGGTCTCATTGGTCAGGTTGCTCACGTTTGCAATGAGTCCACTGGTGTAGTTTGCCAGCCTGTCAACTATCTTCAGGAGGTTCTCTGCAGCCTTCTGAAGTCCAGTTGCATTAACAGTCACGTTGACAGAGGCATTGAAAGAGGCCTGCATCGAAGCCCCTTCAGTAACCTCTGCCGCTCCTGCCAAGGTGTAAGCGGGTACCATTGAAAGTACCAGCATTGCCATTACAAGTATGGCTTTTATCCCCTTCATGGTTCTTCACCTCGTTTTTGATTAGGGAACTTTCATTATATGAGGGATGCGCTGAAACGGAAAGTGAGAAAACGTTCCAGATCGTTCCACCATTTATTTACAAGTTTTAAACTGCTGTGCTAGCCCAACAAAACAATTCTTCCAGTTATTATCTTAACTAAAGCCTTGCTAGTTCGAGATCATGGATCTTGCATAAGCTTCATAAAGCTTCCCTCCAAAAACAGAGGCTGGATGGTGAGAATTATGCCACGTGGAATGGGCTGGGGCAGGGGAAGGAGAAGAAAGATGAGAATGATAGGATTCATCCCCCAGGTCAAACACTTCTATCCCGCTCTCCCCCCGATGGTTCCACCCAAACCTCCCGTATTCATGACCTATGAAGAGTTTGAGGCCCTTAGGCTCGTCGATTATGAGGGTTTAACCCAGGAGGAAGCGGGCCAGAGGATGGGTGTTTCCAGGGGCACCGTCTGGAGGGCCCTTAGTTCTGCCAGAAAGAAAGTTGCCCAGATGCTTGTAGAGGGGAGGGAACTGATAATCCTTCCGCAGGGAAACGAGGCGCCAAGAATGGAAATAAAGGAGGATTAGCCGAGTATCTCCTCGGCTATTCTCTCGGCAATCTCCTTAAGGGCCCTGCTTGCGGGACTCTCCGGGAAAGCCTCAACGACCGGCTTGAGGAGGCTCATGCTCTTAGGAATTGCCCTGTCGTAAGGAACTTCGCCGAGTATTGGAATCCCCTCGCTTTCGGCCCACTCCCTCAGCTTTGTAAAGCCGGGGTTTATATCGGCCTTGTTGATT contains:
- a CDS encoding ATP-dependent helicase, encoding MIRWAEREYSDEEILSILTEPVKVWFKRKFGSFTPPQRYAVLEIHKGENVLISSPTGSGKTLSAFLAAINELILLGNEGKLEDKIYVLYVSPLRALNNDIKRNLEGPLAEITEVARELGYELPEIRVGIRTSDTSSYEKSKMVKKPPHILITTPESLAIALNAPKFSERLKTVKYVIIDEVHALAENKRGSHLALTIERLQEMADREFVRIGLSATIHPLEEIAKFVFGFNDNGEPRSGLIVDVSFAKQTEISVESVVDDLIYTPSDVLSDALYNRLAELIKKHRTTLIFTNTRSGAERVAFNLKKRFPEFEGLIEAHHSSLSREVRLDVEEKLKRGELRAVISSTSLELGIDIGTIDLVVLIGSPKSVNRALQRIGRAGHRLHEVSKGVILALDRDDLVEVTVLAHNARNRRLDRVKIPKNPLDVLAQHIVGMALYKVWDVDEAYRLVGRAYPYHELPFEDFMSILKYLSGGYEGLEDRKVYAKIWLEGGKFGRRGKMTKAIYYMNVGTIPDEAKIRVYTMDKQMIGTVEEEFAERLMPGDIFVLAGRTYEFVKSRGNKIYVVPREGAKPTIPAWFSEMLPLSFDLALDIQRFRRELKGILNRKDVIKRLMRKYGIDEKAARAIVAYFREQAKYSIVPDDETVLVEEVEKENTYEYFFHTLIGRKANDALSRAFAYAVGRWKGVNVGIAINDNGFLLRVPKEARLSEAEIRELFRIEDLREVLKRALDNTELLKRRFRHVANRGFLILRRYVGRSKRLGRQQVIAVSLLKVLKENYPDFPLLKEVYREIMEDKMDVENAELFLNWVREGKVKVVFERHELPSPFAFNLETIGSSDVVLMEDRRELIKQLHRKIMAIIEEKG
- a CDS encoding DUF134 domain-containing protein, translated to MPRGMGWGRGRRRKMRMIGFIPQVKHFYPALPPMVPPKPPVFMTYEEFEALRLVDYEGLTQEEAGQRMGVSRGTVWRALSSARKKVAQMLVEGRELIILPQGNEAPRMEIKED
- a CDS encoding metallophosphoesterase; translated protein: MSVFKFLPEKALMVGKNLLVADLHVGFEEALVSEGHYVPKLLGNLISSLKAVLERERPKRLIIDGDLKHSFVPIRREKAELRAFFEGIDGLVDEVILVRGNHDVGVLWLRELGVEIVDELDLKGWKVVHGHKLVEGERFIIGHEHPSIRLRDEVGAAVKVPAFLKGRDLVVLPAFSPWAYGNDVTREIVSPFLKKTDVLNLRILVPAGGEVLDFGELGKLLEAMRKISRV
- a CDS encoding helix-turn-helix transcriptional regulator, whose product is MDGHMRLSLSVLVMIIAGLLMAPVPVKGQTVSSLSLTVYEDGYVLVNETVLTANYTVVLDVPLLGQHVEGFIAVDENGELLPYEISGSNATIYFGNVSVVQISYFTPDITTKEGAVWTLSLESPVQVYIILPEDAIITDLSEVPLKIQDNLLVMPPGNISVSYVLQAKTSTGSVTSSSTTSSIIPGSGGGGSSTTPSPGGTGSGIGGKLVAAVIIGLVILGGLYAYLSRDKKSGTSMETAAPEALRKFREKIESMEDLNDDEKGALIYLVENGGKAPQSKVRAALGIPKTTAWRMFKRLEEKGLVRVYKLGRENWVELVLE